One genomic window of Candidatus Eisenbacteria bacterium includes the following:
- a CDS encoding cupin domain-containing protein has protein sequence MTDDGSWQGSRLVPGGKYALMGTTMVPGFKFTDYKAAVRTELISKYPEFEELIKELTLD, from the coding sequence ATGACAGATGATGGATCCTGGCAGGGATCCCGGCTTGTCCCCGGAGGCAAGTATGCCTTGATGGGCACGACCATGGTTCCCGGTTTTAAATTCACCGATTATAAAGCGGCTGTTCGCACAGAGCTGATATCGAAATACCCCGAATTTGAAGAACTGATCAAGGAATTGACCTTGGATTAG